The genomic segment CACCCAGATGGTCACCAGCGTTAAGCTGATCGCCGCGCTGGGCGGGGGATGGAACGGGGATGTGGGTAAGTAAGAGAGTTTGAATGAAAGGGCTGGAAACAGCCCTTTCAGCGGGGTGCCAGAAGGACAGTTACACCATATATTCCGCGCTGGATTGACCGGGAGATGTCTCGATAGTTATTTGCCAGCGGTCGATGTTGATCTGATCATAATCGGGAAGCTGACGCAGCTCTTCGGGGGCTTTTACGCTGATGGCGAAACCAAAATCGACCTTCTCACTCATTATTCTTCCTTAAGATCCATCAGATGAGTATTCCTGCCAACACGGCGCAAATCCCTGATTACCGTGGAGGGTATCGCTTGTTTCAGTGGTGATGGCGTTTCGACGGTTGCATCGAGAATATCCAAAATGCTGCGGTGAGTATGCGTCAGTTCGATAGTGCCCCAGGGCGTCGGGTCGTCATGAAGGCCAGTCGGTCGACCAGTATCTGCGAAATGATGCCATATGCCGATAATGCAGATTCCAGACTGACGTAGTTGTATTCCCCGATGTCAATGCATGCGCGGGATCCTCAGGGAATATTTTCTACAGATCACGCAACAAAAACGCCGACTTCTGCCAGCGTTTCCTTTTACTCAAAAAATCTTCACAGCCAATAATGAATAATTAGCAGGTGTGACGGCGGGCGAAAATGCGTGAATATTAAAATATTGGAATGATGGCCGCAGGAATGGTGTGGGAAAAATATTATCGCCGCATTAGCAGATACGCTCAGTACGGCTCCTCCCCCTGCGAAGGGGGAGGTTGGGTGGGGGTATTAAAGACAACCCGGTGGTGGCATGTTCAACGATTCAAAACAGAAAGAATTACGCAAGGATCTGCGGGGAAATCTTACTTATCCAGAGTTTGTTTTATGGCAGGCGGTCCGGTGTAAAGCGCTGGGTGTTAAATTTCGCCGTCAGCATGGGATTGGGCGCTATATCGTGGATTTTTACGCCGGTGAGGTGAGGCTGGTGGTTGAGCTGGATGGTGAAAGTCATTTCAGTGAGGAAGGAATGGCGGCGGATAAAATCAGAACTGACTTTCTGTGTGATTCAGGAATGAAAGTTATCCGGTTTACGAATCTTCAGGTTATGCAGGAATTACCTGAAGTTCTTGAGCATTTGCGATGCGAAATTGTACGACGGAAGACAATGTTAACCTTCTGATTTTATTTGTAATACCCCCTCCCAGCCTCCCCCTTCGCAGGGGGAGGAGTTAAAAGCTCGGTCGGCTCCCTCCTCTGCGAAGGGGAGGGATGGGGTGGGGTATTAATGGTTACTCGGTGAAAAAATTCCCACCAAAATAATTTTTATCAGTATTTAGCTCAGTTAACTCATCAATATTACATTTCATCTTATCTATCAATGACCTGATCACTATTCCTCTGGTTTTATCCCGTTTTGGGATAATTTTTCTCCCGGTTTACTCTTCCTGTGTAGACGTTTTATTTACTCATAACTCAGGAAAGGAGCCTCCATGAACAAAGCACAAAATTACACCGACTGGCATCAGGCAGACATCATTGCGGCATTGCGTAAACGGGGTACGACATTGGCGGCGGTATCGCGCAGTGCCGGGTTGAGCTCATCCACCTTATCGAATGCGCTGTCACGATCATGGCCGAAAGGGGAGAAGGTGATTGCACAGGCGCTGGATGTGCATCCGAGCGTGATCTGGCCGAGCCGTTATTTTGATGCGCGGGGAGAGCTGGTAGTGAAAGTCATTCGGAATTCAACTAAATCCTGAGTGATGATGAGCTTTTTTGGAAGCTTTGCCGCAGCGATGAAAGTACAGAGTTGCTGATAAAACAGTAATCTATATTCTGCACACTGCTCTGTAAGTGAATACATTTTGTTCAGTGGCTACATGAGGGCTACAATGTAGCTACACGACAAAATTGATCCGGAGGTTTTATGACTGACACTGTTGTCAGAGCTCGAGTAACTTCAGCGTCAAAGGCTGCTGCAATGGCAAACGCAAAGGCAATGGGGTTGGATCTTTCGACAATCATTCGAATGGTTGTAAATAGGTTGGCTGTGAATGCTGAGCTACCCGTCGATTTGTTGCAGCCTAATGCAAAAACACTTCAGGCCATTCGTGATATGGAAAATGGAATTGGTGTTGAAAGTGTCGCAACGATTGAGGAGTTGAAGCACGATCTGGGATGGTGATATGTGCTAAGGATTGTTTATCAGACAAGATTTAAAAAGGATGCGAAAAAATACAACAACGACAAACGAGCGCAGGGAGCTATTCTGGAGACATTATCCTTGTTGCAGACGGGTGAACCTTTACCTATTCGATATTGTGAACACCGGCTTTCAGGTGGTTATGCGGGATATATGGAATGCCATGGTGCGCCAGATCTTTTACTCATT from the Rahnella aceris genome contains:
- a CDS encoding endonuclease domain-containing protein — protein: MFNDSKQKELRKDLRGNLTYPEFVLWQAVRCKALGVKFRRQHGIGRYIVDFYAGEVRLVVELDGESHFSEEGMAADKIRTDFLCDSGMKVIRFTNLQVMQELPEVLEHLRCEIVRRKTMLTF
- a CDS encoding type II toxin-antitoxin system RelB/DinJ family antitoxin yields the protein MTDTVVRARVTSASKAAAMANAKAMGLDLSTIIRMVVNRLAVNAELPVDLLQPNAKTLQAIRDMENGIGVESVATIEELKHDLGW
- a CDS encoding helix-turn-helix domain-containing protein, whose protein sequence is MNKAQNYTDWHQADIIAALRKRGTTLAAVSRSAGLSSSTLSNALSRSWPKGEKVIAQALDVHPSVIWPSRYFDARGELVVKVIRNSTKS
- a CDS encoding type II toxin-antitoxin system RelE/ParE family toxin is translated as MLRIVYQTRFKKDAKKYNNDKRAQGAILETLSLLQTGEPLPIRYCEHRLSGGYAGYMECHGAPDLLLIYQRNDEELKLYRVGSHSELF